The proteins below come from a single Desulfovibrio litoralis DSM 11393 genomic window:
- the clpP gene encoding ATP-dependent Clp endopeptidase proteolytic subunit ClpP encodes MNIPMVVETSGRSERAYDIYSRLLKDRIVLLGLPVDDHIASLICAQLLFLESEDPEKEIFLYINSPGGSVTAGLAIYDTMQYISSPVSTLCMGQAASMGALLLSAGASGKRYSLPNSRIMIHQPSGGFKGQATDIDIQAKEVLRLKEMLNEIMSKHTGKDIKTIVKHTERDHFMSPDEALKFGLIDRILTSRLDLNSELE; translated from the coding sequence ATGAATATACCTATGGTTGTTGAAACGAGCGGGCGTTCGGAAAGAGCTTATGATATATATTCACGCTTGCTCAAAGACCGCATAGTTTTATTGGGTTTGCCTGTTGATGATCATATCGCTTCATTAATTTGTGCCCAGCTTCTTTTTTTGGAATCGGAAGACCCTGAGAAAGAAATCTTTTTATATATCAACTCTCCGGGCGGTTCGGTTACTGCCGGTTTGGCGATTTATGATACAATGCAATATATTTCTTCGCCGGTTTCTACTTTATGTATGGGACAAGCCGCCAGCATGGGTGCTTTGTTGCTTTCTGCCGGTGCAAGCGGAAAGAGATATTCTCTGCCCAACAGTCGTATTATGATTCATCAGCCTTCAGGTGGGTTTAAAGGACAGGCAACAGATATTGATATTCAAGCCAAAGAAGTTTTACGTTTAAAAGAAATGTTAAACGAGATTATGTCGAAACATACCGGAAAAGATATTAAAACAATTGTAAAGCATACGGAAAGAGACCACTTTATGAGCCCTGATGAAGCGTTGAAATTTGGCTTAATTGACCGTATTTTAACTTCTCGCTTAGATTTAAACTCTGAGTTGGAATAA
- the tig gene encoding trigger factor: MDYTVEDLSAVKKKVSVTVPVEEVEAALSTAVSMYRSSVSLDGFRKGKVPVSVVEKRFKDSIYREATTDLVNVHINQIITELKCNPLSRIDFKGKELERGKEFKYEIAFEVAPEIELPNYEGFEVEYNKPEVNEAEVDEVLARINKNMSELVAVSEERKPQDGDIASIDFIAYDENGKEAEGIKADNFQMHIGERQALEDFENLVKTIPLGKEGEGDITFPADFINPEFANKTYTMKIKVHAIQERKLTPLDDEFAKKAGNFESLEKMKESIRGSYMQTRENLAKSQAQHSMVEGLLKMVDFPLPEGLVDNYMNNILVDMKNKLERQGKNLESLGKTPEELRNGARSDAESLAKVQLFLLAVAKKEGLSVEEEEVDRELRSIAVQGGHDYKQLKDHYIQNNLIFALRDRILGDKAMELMYSKAKVVEVEKKAE, encoded by the coding sequence ATGGATTATACAGTTGAAGACCTCTCTGCTGTTAAGAAAAAAGTTTCTGTTACCGTACCTGTTGAAGAGGTGGAGGCAGCCTTGTCTACTGCTGTTTCCATGTACCGTAGCTCTGTGTCTCTTGATGGTTTTCGTAAGGGAAAAGTCCCTGTTAGTGTTGTTGAAAAACGCTTTAAAGATTCTATCTATCGTGAAGCGACAACAGACCTTGTTAATGTTCACATCAACCAAATCATTACCGAGTTAAAGTGTAACCCTTTATCTCGCATTGACTTTAAAGGTAAAGAGCTTGAAAGAGGCAAAGAGTTTAAATATGAGATTGCCTTTGAAGTTGCACCTGAAATTGAATTACCTAATTATGAAGGTTTTGAAGTAGAGTATAACAAGCCCGAAGTAAACGAAGCCGAAGTTGACGAAGTTTTAGCACGCATCAATAAAAACATGAGCGAGCTTGTTGCGGTTAGCGAAGAGCGTAAACCACAAGACGGCGATATAGCCAGCATTGATTTTATCGCTTATGATGAAAACGGTAAGGAAGCAGAAGGCATTAAAGCCGATAACTTCCAAATGCATATCGGTGAGCGTCAGGCTTTGGAAGATTTTGAAAACCTCGTAAAAACTATTCCTTTAGGAAAAGAAGGCGAAGGCGATATTACTTTCCCTGCTGATTTTATTAACCCTGAGTTTGCTAATAAAACTTATACAATGAAAATTAAAGTTCACGCTATTCAAGAGCGTAAACTTACTCCTTTAGATGACGAGTTTGCCAAAAAAGCCGGTAACTTTGAAAGTCTTGAAAAAATGAAAGAATCAATTCGTGGCTCTTACATGCAAACAAGAGAAAATCTTGCCAAGTCTCAAGCTCAACACTCTATGGTTGAAGGCTTGTTAAAGATGGTAGATTTTCCTCTGCCTGAAGGGCTTGTCGATAATTATATGAATAATATCCTCGTTGATATGAAAAATAAATTGGAACGTCAGGGTAAAAACCTTGAGTCTTTAGGTAAAACCCCTGAAGAGTTACGCAATGGTGCCAGATCTGATGCAGAAAGCCTTGCGAAAGTTCAACTTTTCTTACTTGCTGTTGCTAAAAAAGAAGGCTTAAGCGTTGAAGAAGAAGAGGTTGACCGTGAGTTGCGTAGTATCGCCGTTCAAGGTGGACATGACTACAAACAACTTAAAGACCATTATATTCAAAACAACTTAATTTTTGCTTTGCGTGATCGTATTCTTGGCGATAAAGCTATGGAACTTATGTATTCAAAAGCAAAAGTTGTTGAAGTAGAGAAAAAAGCAGAATAA
- a CDS encoding NAD(P)H-dependent flavin oxidoreductase, with product MSLPSLQLGDKTAKYAIIQGGMGVGISLHNLAAAVANEGGIGVIAAAMIGMREPDVAQNPLEANLRAIRKEIAKAKELSIGSNGLLGMNIMVALTNFAEMVKTAVSEKIDVIFSGAGMPLELPKYLFEACEERKETFNTKLVPIVSSARAASLLCRKWLSKFDYLPDAFVVEGPKAGGHLGFKLEELDSKDHELEELVPQVVEAVKAFEDKKGCAIPVIAAGGIYTGADIKKFLDLGASGVQMGTRFVATHECDADIRFKEAFINAKAEDLTIIKSPVGMPGRAIRNSFIEAVEKGQVKFKCIFQCVTTCDPKNSPYCIASALLNAMKGNLDKGFAFSGVNAYRVDTLLSVKELIASLQAEYDAAVKA from the coding sequence ATGTCTTTACCAAGTTTACAACTCGGTGATAAAACTGCTAAATATGCAATTATTCAAGGTGGTATGGGGGTTGGAATTTCTTTGCACAACCTTGCGGCTGCTGTTGCGAATGAAGGCGGAATCGGCGTTATCGCTGCTGCAATGATTGGTATGCGTGAACCTGATGTTGCTCAAAATCCTTTAGAAGCCAACCTGCGTGCAATTAGAAAAGAAATTGCCAAAGCCAAAGAACTGAGTATTGGTAGCAACGGTTTGCTTGGCATGAATATAATGGTTGCTCTGACTAACTTTGCCGAAATGGTTAAGACGGCTGTATCTGAAAAAATTGATGTTATTTTTTCCGGTGCGGGAATGCCTCTTGAACTTCCTAAATATCTTTTTGAAGCTTGTGAAGAAAGAAAAGAAACCTTCAATACAAAACTTGTACCTATTGTTTCTTCTGCGAGAGCGGCTTCACTGCTTTGTCGTAAATGGTTGTCAAAATTTGATTATTTGCCTGATGCCTTTGTTGTTGAAGGTCCAAAAGCCGGTGGACACTTAGGTTTTAAGCTTGAGGAACTTGACAGCAAAGATCATGAGTTGGAAGAGCTTGTGCCACAGGTTGTCGAAGCTGTTAAAGCTTTTGAAGACAAAAAAGGTTGTGCTATTCCGGTGATTGCTGCCGGTGGAATTTATACCGGTGCTGATATTAAAAAGTTTTTAGATTTAGGAGCATCAGGAGTGCAAATGGGAACTCGTTTCGTTGCTACTCATGAATGTGATGCCGATATTAGATTTAAAGAGGCCTTTATTAACGCCAAAGCGGAAGATTTAACAATTATTAAAAGCCCTGTGGGTATGCCGGGTCGAGCTATTCGCAACTCTTTTATTGAAGCTGTTGAAAAAGGGCAAGTAAAGTTTAAATGTATTTTTCAGTGTGTTACTACCTGTGATCCTAAAAACTCTCCTTATTGCATTGCCTCTGCGTTGCTTAACGCTATGAAGGGAAATCTTGATAAGGGTTTTGCTTTTAGTGGGGTAAATGCATATAGAGTTGATACGCTGTTATCCGTTAAGGAGTTAATTGCTTCTTTACAAGCAGAATATGATGCGGCTGTAAAGGCTTAA
- a CDS encoding lytic murein transglycosylase yields the protein MANTNSHAFLLFNERAGISPEPTFKNLIDIKELLEKIYQPAISAPISATTPDTTPLVEEKKETKPKKFDANAPDLWEPLIQRLIADGFDETKIRSDFQQLGIKFTSVPMGNKIMELYSLRYGGFSSYHKDNTNLDFEVDDELKPVAESSSLASCRNLVKENKELFAEVEKKYGVPSHIIVSLLLVETNLGQDLGSEPAFYNLASMALSNSIDHVATRISKLKLGQGQKSFVAQSLLTKSDWAYEELKALLNYATAIDMEIMKIPGSMYGAVGICQFMPSNVPLYGVDADADGKINLFQLADAVHSVASYLQQNGWRKGLTPIQQLAVLRTYNHDSVYAYTVQAVATRLSAKGKASNAMLAQNPLNLVRPAGVYRYRGARSGVKLKPVRGYSDLLGINPNPKPLSTLKKLEK from the coding sequence ATGGCAAATACCAATTCTCATGCCTTTTTGCTTTTTAATGAGAGAGCGGGAATTTCTCCCGAGCCGACTTTTAAAAATTTGATTGATATAAAAGAATTATTGGAAAAAATTTATCAGCCGGCAATATCGGCACCAATATCGGCGACAACACCGGATACAACACCACTTGTTGAAGAAAAAAAAGAAACTAAACCTAAAAAATTTGATGCCAACGCCCCTGATTTGTGGGAGCCTTTAATCCAAAGATTGATAGCAGACGGTTTTGATGAAACAAAAATACGTTCTGATTTTCAACAGTTGGGAATAAAGTTTACCTCTGTACCAATGGGCAATAAGATTATGGAACTTTATAGCCTGCGTTACGGGGGCTTTTCGTCTTATCATAAAGATAACACCAACCTTGATTTTGAGGTTGATGATGAACTTAAACCCGTAGCCGAATCTTCGTCTTTAGCTTCTTGTCGTAATTTGGTTAAAGAAAATAAAGAACTTTTTGCGGAAGTCGAAAAAAAATATGGAGTGCCTTCCCATATTATTGTTTCTCTTTTACTTGTTGAAACCAACTTAGGACAAGACCTTGGAAGCGAACCGGCCTTTTATAACCTTGCCAGTATGGCTTTAAGCAATAGTATTGACCACGTTGCCACTCGTATTTCAAAGCTTAAACTAGGACAGGGGCAGAAGAGTTTTGTGGCTCAAAGTCTTTTAACTAAATCAGATTGGGCGTATGAAGAATTAAAGGCTTTATTAAATTATGCCACGGCGATAGATATGGAAATAATGAAAATACCCGGTTCAATGTATGGTGCGGTGGGTATTTGTCAATTTATGCCGAGTAATGTACCTCTTTATGGTGTTGATGCCGATGCTGATGGAAAAATAAATTTATTTCAATTGGCTGATGCCGTGCACAGTGTTGCCAGCTATTTACAACAAAACGGCTGGCGAAAAGGGCTTACCCCGATACAACAACTTGCCGTTTTAAGAACCTATAACCATGATAGTGTTTATGCGTATACTGTTCAAGCCGTTGCAACTCGTTTATCCGCCAAGGGCAAAGCCTCAAATGCAATGTTAGCACAAAACCCACTTAACCTTGTACGCCCTGCGGGAGTATATCGTTACAGAGGGGCGAGAAGTGGTGTAAAGTTAAAACCGGTGCGAGGTTATTCTGATTTACTTGGAATTAACCCTAATCCCAAGCCGTTATCTACTTTAAAGAAATTAGAAAAATAG
- the clpX gene encoding ATP-dependent Clp protease ATP-binding subunit ClpX, whose amino-acid sequence MDTKNKKLRCSFCGKSETDRGVERIITGADNSAICNECINVCRGMLSDEKIEDIHNSGVLLPPAEIKARLDEYVIGQENAKKVLSVAVHNHYKRVFFQNEIGDDVELEKSNILLLGASGSGKTLLAKTLAKILKVPFAIADATTLTEAGYVGEDVENILVQLLQNADYDVEKAKKGIIYVDEIDKISRKGDSASITRDVSGEGVQQALLKIIEGTEANIPPKGGRKHPQQEFIRLDTSNILFILGGAFVGLEKIIEKRTKGKTMGFGAKVLISQDEKENNYLERIHPGDLIKFGLIPEFIGRIPIITHVDELSEDNLIRVLTEPKNALVKQYQKLFELDKVKLRFTNNALRTVAKLALERKTGARGLRNVLEKSMLEIMYNLPSEKDLVECVVNTEVITEGKAPLMIRSSEAKVLADSAVNN is encoded by the coding sequence ATGGATACAAAAAATAAAAAACTTCGTTGTTCTTTTTGTGGAAAAAGTGAAACTGATCGAGGTGTTGAGCGTATTATTACAGGTGCGGATAACTCCGCTATTTGTAATGAGTGTATTAATGTTTGCAGGGGAATGTTGTCAGATGAAAAAATTGAAGATATTCACAATAGTGGAGTGTTGTTGCCACCTGCCGAAATAAAGGCTCGCCTTGATGAATATGTTATTGGACAAGAAAATGCCAAAAAGGTTTTATCTGTCGCTGTGCATAATCATTATAAACGTGTTTTCTTTCAAAATGAAATAGGCGACGACGTAGAGCTTGAAAAAAGTAATATTTTGCTTTTGGGAGCGTCGGGAAGTGGTAAAACCCTTTTGGCGAAAACTCTGGCAAAAATTTTAAAAGTACCTTTTGCTATTGCTGATGCAACTACTTTAACCGAAGCCGGTTATGTTGGTGAAGACGTTGAAAATATTTTGGTTCAACTATTGCAAAATGCTGACTATGATGTTGAAAAGGCTAAAAAAGGCATTATCTATGTTGACGAAATTGATAAAATATCGCGTAAGGGCGATAGTGCGTCAATTACCAGAGACGTTTCCGGAGAAGGCGTTCAACAGGCTTTATTAAAAATTATCGAAGGTACAGAGGCCAATATTCCTCCAAAAGGCGGAAGAAAACACCCACAGCAAGAATTTATTCGCCTTGATACCTCAAATATTTTATTTATCCTTGGTGGGGCTTTTGTTGGTTTGGAAAAAATCATAGAAAAACGCACCAAAGGAAAAACCATGGGTTTTGGTGCCAAGGTTTTGATTTCACAAGATGAAAAAGAAAATAATTATTTAGAGCGAATTCACCCGGGCGATTTAATTAAGTTTGGTTTAATTCCCGAATTTATTGGACGTATTCCTATTATTACCCATGTCGACGAACTTAGCGAAGATAATTTAATCAGGGTTTTAACCGAACCGAAAAACGCCTTGGTTAAACAATATCAAAAACTTTTTGAACTCGATAAAGTGAAGTTGCGTTTTACCAACAATGCTTTACGCACGGTTGCAAAACTGGCCCTTGAACGTAAAACCGGAGCCAGAGGTTTGCGTAACGTTTTGGAAAAATCAATGCTTGAAATTATGTATAATTTGCCGAGCGAAAAAGACCTTGTGGAATGTGTTGTTAATACTGAGGTGATTACCGAAGGTAAAGCTCCGTTAATGATACGTAGCTCTGAAGCAAAGGTTTTGGCTGATTCTGCTGTTAATAATTAG
- a CDS encoding bifunctional nucleoside/nucleotide kinase/histidine phosphatase family protein, with amino-acid sequence MQKLYIVMVGLPARGKSIVARRLLEGLEGYGLKVKIFNNGELRRSQFGVSSASPDFYSPDNLSARKYREDIYYNNIAYAKSFLEQGGHIAILDATNSSPERRKSIEHKSDGIPVFFIECINEDEEMLNTSILRKSMLPEFDQLDKKTAIKWFKERIEQYKRVFVGLKDEKNYIKFDTLNSCILDEKLDETLPYYVEMRDILISDWIQHLYLVRHAESQFNLEHRIGGDPSLTQRGWEQARALARHFQAIPVPFVFTSTKKRSQETASILIEQQKKCIVHALPEFDEIHAGICEGLTYKEIAERYPKEYLARKKDKYNYCYPQGEGYASLYERVYRGLKKALFLSGAAAGTMIVGHQAINRMILANFNFRRTRNVPYISIPQEQYFHIILTHRKKMVEMVPIVPLLK; translated from the coding sequence ATGCAAAAATTGTATATTGTGATGGTCGGGTTACCGGCGAGAGGTAAGTCTATTGTGGCAAGGCGTTTGCTCGAAGGCTTGGAAGGCTATGGGTTAAAAGTTAAGATTTTTAATAACGGCGAGTTACGAAGGTCGCAATTTGGCGTATCTTCGGCGAGCCCTGATTTTTATTCTCCAGATAATTTAAGTGCAAGAAAATATAGGGAAGATATTTATTATAACAATATTGCCTATGCAAAATCTTTTTTGGAACAGGGTGGTCATATTGCGATTTTAGACGCCACCAACTCAAGCCCAGAACGTAGGAAAAGTATTGAACACAAAAGCGACGGTATTCCTGTTTTTTTTATAGAGTGTATCAATGAAGATGAAGAAATGCTTAATACCAGTATTTTGCGAAAGAGTATGTTGCCTGAGTTTGATCAACTCGATAAAAAAACGGCGATAAAGTGGTTTAAAGAGCGAATTGAGCAATATAAGCGTGTTTTTGTCGGGTTAAAAGACGAAAAAAACTATATTAAATTTGATACGTTAAATAGTTGTATTTTAGACGAGAAACTAGACGAAACTCTTCCATATTATGTTGAAATGAGAGATATTCTCATATCTGATTGGATTCAACACCTTTATCTTGTGCGTCATGCGGAAAGTCAATTTAACCTTGAACATCGTATTGGCGGCGACCCGTCTTTAACCCAAAGAGGGTGGGAACAGGCGAGGGCGTTGGCAAGACATTTTCAGGCAATTCCCGTACCTTTTGTGTTTACGTCAACTAAAAAACGCAGTCAGGAAACCGCTTCAATTTTGATTGAACAACAAAAAAAATGTATTGTACACGCCTTACCGGAGTTTGATGAAATTCATGCCGGAATTTGTGAGGGTTTGACCTATAAAGAAATAGCAGAGCGTTACCCCAAGGAGTATTTGGCGAGAAAAAAAGATAAATATAACTATTGCTATCCTCAAGGTGAAGGTTACGCAAGTTTATATGAGCGAGTTTATCGTGGTTTAAAAAAAGCCTTGTTTTTATCAGGGGCAGCCGCAGGCACGATGATAGTCGGGCATCAAGCGATTAATCGTATGATTTTAGCCAATTTCAACTTTAGACGAACCAGAAATGTGCCTTATATTTCTATCCCGCAAGAGCAATATTTTCATATAATCTTGACCCACAGAAAAAAGATGGTTGAGATGGTACCTATTGTCCCTTTATTAAAATAA
- a CDS encoding PD-(D/E)XK nuclease family protein — protein sequence MSFCSDFILIPWQEDFIFTLSSLIMKETEGQPNKALVVFPHSRPARYLREAFYKNQTIPKPVLLPECITVQELRRLICSKALKNKANTIGLLDQLGFLHQIILELKKEAPEFSSLHKLPLDDFSLFLPWGVRLINLFEDCWQQNKDPENLDFLEGEVQEYASALLASLRAISNKYSLLLQEKKLTTNGFEAFKAAAVISELDNYTASGYSKINGIIPNWTQNFLVNKKILLAGFYNLEETEEVIFKGLWRHFDTKLCLHSAPELLEGLENIHCLEHSALIKRWGARVEGFSLNPKSFNEKTKQKPTLRIWEGYDLHSELTALRHEFDSAKNVDIFLETSGSVTQSTVLESTAVILPYTELLLPTLHTVPNKDVNISMGYPLAHSSLLRLIDLIMRLRENVNIKEQMSSLTRETIQENPDNLMYYWKDLQELYRNPLLKALNHPELGSFASLLQKLETKLLEGEPYISIDVLLNKIQNERFDEGRFSPAERDAIFLLHKICLKNFAQISTAKELSLALVEFVLFLQEHAESRAKSLDPLQMTNLWEHFSLDAECLYRLLQKIIPEFANSVLSDKTLPIFALFALLRNILEGERVPFEGEPLTGLQIIGFLEARLLNFKKLFILDLTEDKLPGNPPQDPLLPEALRAELGLSSRAEREDMLAHHFWRLYAGADEVVLFTRSEQSAGALLDERKQRSRFIEELIWEAEQEKGRLLQPEQTQENILEKNELKYKEDDPLRIILSDVKGIKRNFISIPKTQPFIIKILKQLEQGGVSATFLDAYLRCPFRFALERLAKLKEFEGVNEEDDPREVGKLLHQVLCDFFKPYLNKVIEKQELDFNELKSIFLKRLNELKSEVHLPADSWLMLEVTGIERLRRLIENFPETTQILHLEHSIHGELILNLKDKQLFLEQSSTFSTVLKNKTTLHCKLYGVIDRVDQRAGEVYILDYKTGSTPKIKEQFWKDEELWERLEKWNKEIYFDKNKSCDSEGLELFNLVSDSVESLQMPLYLYMLNKTSKSQYEHLKNAFWVELSESSTENALFSDKVSDEFLSEILDIKLPVLLEFILIHLLFSPFFYSRENRSCKYCAFMSSCKPNIL from the coding sequence ATGTCGTTTTGTTCTGATTTTATACTGATTCCTTGGCAGGAAGACTTTATTTTTACCCTTAGTTCTTTAATTATGAAAGAAACAGAAGGGCAACCCAATAAAGCTCTTGTGGTTTTTCCTCACTCCAGACCGGCACGTTATTTAAGAGAAGCGTTTTATAAAAACCAAACTATCCCAAAACCGGTTTTGTTACCTGAATGTATCACGGTACAAGAATTAAGAAGGCTGATTTGTTCCAAGGCTTTGAAAAACAAAGCAAATACTATTGGCTTGCTCGATCAACTGGGTTTTTTACACCAAATTATCCTTGAATTAAAAAAAGAAGCACCGGAATTTTCAAGTTTGCACAAACTTCCTTTAGATGACTTTTCGCTTTTTTTACCTTGGGGAGTTCGCCTGATTAATTTGTTTGAAGATTGTTGGCAACAAAACAAAGATCCGGAAAACTTAGATTTTTTAGAAGGCGAGGTGCAAGAGTATGCTTCTGCTCTTTTGGCATCGTTAAGGGCGATTTCTAATAAATACAGTTTGTTGTTACAAGAAAAAAAACTGACTACCAACGGGTTTGAGGCTTTTAAAGCGGCCGCCGTTATTAGCGAGCTTGATAATTATACAGCTAGTGGATATAGCAAAATCAACGGTATTATTCCGAACTGGACTCAAAATTTTTTGGTGAATAAAAAAATTCTGCTTGCCGGTTTTTATAATCTGGAAGAAACCGAAGAAGTTATCTTTAAAGGGCTTTGGAGACACTTTGATACAAAGCTTTGTTTGCATTCTGCTCCTGAGTTACTCGAAGGGCTTGAAAATATCCACTGTCTGGAACATAGTGCTTTAATCAAACGTTGGGGGGCAAGAGTAGAAGGTTTTAGTCTTAACCCCAAATCTTTTAACGAAAAAACCAAGCAAAAACCAACGTTGCGTATTTGGGAAGGCTATGATCTTCATTCTGAATTAACAGCTTTAAGGCATGAATTTGATTCTGCAAAAAACGTAGATATTTTTTTGGAAACCTCAGGTTCGGTTACGCAATCAACAGTTTTGGAATCAACCGCCGTTATTTTGCCTTATACTGAGTTACTTTTACCGACTTTACACACAGTCCCAAATAAAGATGTGAATATTTCCATGGGTTATCCTTTGGCTCATTCTTCTTTGTTGCGTTTGATTGATTTAATTATGCGTTTGCGAGAAAATGTTAATATTAAAGAACAAATGTCGTCGCTTACAAGAGAAACGATTCAGGAAAATCCTGATAATTTAATGTATTACTGGAAAGATTTGCAAGAACTCTATCGCAACCCGCTTTTAAAAGCGTTAAATCACCCCGAGTTGGGTTCTTTTGCTTCGTTATTGCAAAAACTTGAAACCAAGCTATTGGAAGGTGAGCCTTATATTTCCATAGATGTGTTGCTTAACAAGATTCAAAATGAGCGTTTTGATGAGGGGCGTTTTAGTCCAGCAGAACGAGACGCGATATTTTTGTTGCATAAAATATGTCTTAAAAACTTTGCTCAAATAAGTACGGCAAAAGAATTAAGCTTGGCATTAGTCGAATTCGTTTTGTTTTTACAAGAACATGCAGAGAGCCGAGCAAAGTCTTTAGACCCTTTGCAAATGACCAATTTGTGGGAACATTTTTCTTTAGATGCCGAATGTTTGTATCGTCTTTTACAAAAAATTATTCCTGAGTTTGCTAATTCTGTATTGAGTGATAAAACCCTACCCATTTTTGCGTTATTTGCCTTATTGCGTAATATTTTGGAAGGGGAGCGAGTTCCTTTTGAAGGTGAGCCTTTAACCGGACTTCAAATTATTGGTTTTTTGGAAGCAAGGTTGTTAAATTTTAAAAAGCTTTTTATTCTTGATTTAACCGAAGACAAACTACCGGGAAACCCGCCTCAAGATCCTTTATTGCCCGAAGCGTTAAGAGCGGAACTTGGCTTATCTTCACGAGCTGAAAGAGAAGATATGTTGGCTCATCATTTTTGGCGTTTATATGCCGGGGCTGATGAGGTTGTTTTATTTACGCGTTCTGAACAAAGTGCCGGAGCTTTGCTTGATGAACGTAAACAGCGTTCTCGTTTTATCGAAGAGCTTATTTGGGAAGCGGAGCAGGAAAAAGGTCGCCTTTTGCAACCTGAACAGACTCAAGAGAACATTTTGGAAAAAAATGAATTAAAATATAAAGAAGATGACCCTTTAAGAATTATTTTATCCGACGTAAAGGGCATTAAACGCAATTTTATTTCCATTCCCAAAACCCAACCTTTTATTATAAAGATTTTAAAACAGCTTGAACAGGGCGGAGTTTCTGCAACTTTTTTAGATGCTTATTTGCGTTGTCCTTTTCGTTTTGCGTTAGAGCGTTTAGCAAAATTAAAAGAATTTGAAGGGGTTAACGAAGAAGATGATCCTAGAGAAGTCGGAAAATTATTACATCAAGTGTTGTGCGATTTTTTTAAGCCTTATTTGAACAAGGTAATAGAAAAACAAGAATTAGACTTTAACGAGCTAAAAAGTATCTTTTTAAAACGTCTTAATGAATTGAAATCTGAAGTTCATTTACCTGCTGATTCATGGCTTATGTTGGAAGTTACAGGTATAGAGAGGTTAAGGCGTTTAATTGAAAACTTTCCGGAAACTACTCAAATACTACACTTAGAACATAGCATTCACGGAGAACTCATCTTAAATCTTAAAGATAAACAACTGTTTTTAGAGCAGAGTTCTACCTTTTCAACTGTTTTAAAAAACAAAACAACTTTGCATTGTAAATTATATGGCGTTATTGATAGAGTTGATCAAAGAGCGGGCGAAGTTTATATTTTAGATTATAAAACAGGTTCGACTCCAAAAATCAAAGAACAGTTTTGGAAAGATGAAGAACTTTGGGAAAGACTGGAAAAATGGAATAAGGAAATATATTTTGATAAAAATAAAAGCTGTGATTCAGAAGGGTTAGAACTTTTTAACCTTGTGTCTGATTCTGTTGAGTCTTTACAAATGCCACTTTATCTTTATATGCTTAATAAAACATCAAAAAGTCAATATGAACATCTCAAAAATGCTTTTTGGGTTGAACTTTCCGAGTCATCAACAGAAAACGCTTTGTTTTCAGATAAAGTGAGTGATGAATTTTTAAGTGAGATTTTAGATATAAAACTTCCTGTTTTACTGGAGTTTATTTTAATTCATCTTTTATTTTCTCCTTTTTTCTATTCTCGTGAAAATCGTTCTTGTAAATATTGTGCTTTTATGTCATCATGCAAGCCTAACATTTTATAG